In the Candidatus Electrothrix sp. GW3-4 genome, one interval contains:
- a CDS encoding FAD-dependent oxidoreductase codes for MSDATKTGAVLVVGGGISGLTAALEAAEVGNDVYIIEKNPYFGGRVAQLNQYFPKLCPPTCGLEINFKRVKNNRKIRPYTMTTVKSVAGGPGNYEVTLETAPRYINSNCTACGDCAEACTDEIDNAFNFGMNKTKAIYLPHEMAFPRRYVLDKDACSADCLEAIKGACKYNAIDTEMATETFTLNVSSIVWATGWNPYDRTKLENLKPESSPAIISNMMMERMAAPNGPTGGKILRPGDDKEIESIAFVQCAGSRDENHLEYCSYICCMATFKQMTYVRERYPDAKIYVFYIDLRTPGKYEHFREQLRTYENAEFIKGKVADIIAENDGGVTVVAEDAVGGGKVQQKVDMCVLATGMQPALGEQGKSLGLKMDGNGFVVSEPEKGMIAAGCAKSASDVYTCTQSATAAALKAIQNAQ; via the coding sequence ATGAGTGATGCTACAAAAACTGGTGCGGTACTGGTTGTTGGCGGCGGTATCAGCGGTTTGACCGCTGCGCTGGAAGCTGCGGAAGTGGGTAATGATGTTTACATTATCGAAAAAAATCCGTACTTCGGCGGTCGTGTGGCCCAGCTGAATCAGTATTTCCCGAAACTTTGTCCCCCCACCTGCGGCTTAGAAATTAATTTCAAGCGGGTAAAGAACAACCGGAAAATTCGTCCCTACACTATGACTACGGTCAAATCAGTGGCTGGCGGACCGGGTAACTACGAGGTGACGCTGGAGACCGCACCCCGTTATATCAACTCCAACTGTACTGCCTGCGGTGATTGTGCTGAGGCCTGCACCGACGAGATTGATAATGCCTTTAACTTTGGCATGAACAAGACCAAGGCGATTTATCTGCCCCATGAGATGGCCTTTCCGCGTCGTTATGTGTTGGATAAAGATGCCTGTTCTGCTGATTGTCTGGAGGCTATCAAGGGTGCTTGTAAGTATAATGCCATTGATACCGAGATGGCGACTGAGACCTTCACCTTGAATGTGAGCTCCATTGTTTGGGCAACCGGCTGGAATCCGTATGATCGGACCAAGCTGGAAAATTTGAAGCCCGAGTCCTCTCCTGCCATTATCTCTAATATGATGATGGAGCGGATGGCAGCGCCTAATGGACCTACTGGCGGCAAGATCCTCCGTCCTGGCGATGACAAAGAGATTGAGTCCATTGCCTTTGTTCAGTGTGCTGGTTCCCGTGATGAGAATCACCTGGAGTACTGCTCTTATATCTGCTGCATGGCAACCTTTAAGCAGATGACTTATGTGCGCGAGCGCTACCCTGATGCCAAGATCTATGTCTTCTACATTGATCTGCGGACACCAGGTAAGTACGAGCATTTCCGTGAGCAACTCAGAACTTATGAAAATGCTGAGTTTATCAAAGGAAAGGTCGCTGATATCATTGCTGAGAACGATGGTGGTGTCACTGTGGTGGCAGAGGATGCAGTCGGTGGTGGCAAGGTGCAGCAGAAGGTCGATATGTGCGTCTTGGCCACTGGTATGCAGCCTGCTCTCGGTGAGCAGGGCAAGTCTCTTGGCCTGAAAATGGACGGCAATGGTTTTGTTGTTTCCGAGCCGGAGAAAGGTATGATCGCCGCCGGTTGCGCGAAGTCAGCATCCGATGTGTACACCTGTACACAGTCTGCTACTGCCGCAGCTCTCAAAGCAATTCAGAACGCACAGTAG
- a CDS encoding FAD-dependent oxidoreductase, giving the protein MDKVYGAYLCTGCSIGDVLDVDGLKEAASETGMEMQEHACLCGEEGQALIKKDIDENGVNTFVVCACSPRVMQDTFDYGEGTITVRGNLREHVAWTAQPDEEDEDAAEYLQEVGEDYVRMAVTRAQKSEVPEPYQMEQITKSILVMGGGIAGLTAATEAAKAGYGVTIVEKTDKLGGKALGWRKMFPTAYPYSELEEPNIEQMIAEVTSNDKITIKTETEVARISGAPGEFRVTLKPAGTESEWDAPEKVGVDERDLIEKGEMEDPNTGLKVYTETNPDAELVGAVVLATGWRPADVSEYEHLGHGSLQNVVTNAEFERLAKQGKVPAKVAFIQSPGSTDNDRDFPYCNSVTSMVALKQAQYVCDDNGDNAQAYILYQHMRTPGNTELFYKGMQQRDGVFMTKATVTKVEEAGGSLKVTAENTLLGEDLELNVDMVVLAAGMVPTTVDESTINLAYRQGPGFLDLDLFDGYADSHFICFPYETRRTGVYACGGVRKAETMEETIDDATGAALKAIQCIESADRGVAVHPRSGDQTYPDFFFQRCTQCKRCTEECPFGALDDDAKGTPLPNPTRCRRCGTCMGACPERIIGFADYNIDMIGSMVKAIEVPDDDEDKLRVAVFVCENDAYPAIDMSGMRHNKMNTLVRFIPVRCLGSVNMVWIKDAMSSGMDGVLLLGCRYGDNYQCHFVKGSEIANKRMENIGETLGTLGLEPERCAAEQVAISDYDKIPEIIEEFVESIIEMGPNPFKGF; this is encoded by the coding sequence ATGGATAAAGTATATGGTGCGTATCTTTGCACAGGGTGCAGTATCGGTGACGTTCTTGATGTTGACGGTCTCAAAGAGGCTGCCTCTGAAACCGGTATGGAGATGCAGGAGCATGCCTGTCTCTGTGGCGAAGAAGGCCAGGCCCTGATCAAGAAAGATATAGATGAAAACGGTGTAAACACCTTTGTTGTTTGTGCTTGTTCTCCCCGCGTAATGCAGGATACCTTTGATTACGGAGAAGGAACTATCACTGTTCGCGGTAATTTGCGTGAGCATGTGGCATGGACTGCTCAGCCTGATGAGGAAGACGAGGACGCAGCTGAGTACCTGCAGGAAGTGGGTGAGGACTATGTCCGTATGGCTGTAACCCGTGCGCAAAAGAGTGAGGTGCCTGAGCCCTATCAGATGGAGCAGATCACCAAGAGTATTCTGGTCATGGGTGGTGGTATTGCCGGTCTGACAGCAGCCACTGAAGCGGCAAAGGCGGGCTACGGAGTAACCATCGTTGAAAAGACCGATAAGCTTGGTGGTAAGGCACTGGGATGGCGCAAGATGTTTCCAACGGCCTATCCCTACAGCGAGCTGGAAGAACCGAATATTGAGCAGATGATTGCCGAGGTGACCAGCAACGATAAAATCACCATTAAAACAGAGACCGAGGTTGCCCGTATCAGTGGCGCTCCTGGTGAATTTCGAGTGACCTTGAAGCCTGCTGGCACTGAGTCTGAGTGGGATGCTCCAGAAAAGGTTGGCGTTGACGAGCGTGACCTGATCGAGAAAGGGGAGATGGAAGACCCCAATACCGGTCTCAAGGTCTACACAGAGACCAACCCCGATGCTGAGCTGGTTGGTGCGGTTGTGCTGGCCACGGGCTGGCGGCCTGCTGATGTCTCAGAGTACGAGCATCTCGGACATGGCAGCTTGCAGAATGTGGTCACCAATGCTGAGTTTGAGAGATTGGCCAAGCAGGGTAAGGTCCCGGCCAAGGTTGCCTTTATTCAGAGCCCTGGTAGCACTGATAATGATCGTGACTTCCCGTACTGTAACTCTGTTACCTCTATGGTTGCTCTGAAGCAGGCTCAGTATGTCTGTGATGATAACGGTGATAATGCCCAGGCCTATATCCTTTATCAGCATATGCGGACCCCGGGCAACACCGAGCTGTTCTACAAAGGTATGCAGCAACGTGACGGCGTCTTTATGACCAAGGCCACGGTCACCAAGGTGGAAGAAGCTGGTGGGAGCCTGAAGGTGACGGCAGAGAATACCCTACTGGGCGAAGATCTTGAGCTTAATGTGGACATGGTTGTGTTGGCGGCTGGTATGGTACCGACCACTGTAGATGAGTCCACCATTAACTTGGCCTATCGCCAGGGGCCAGGCTTCCTGGATCTGGACCTCTTTGATGGGTATGCGGATTCCCACTTTATCTGCTTCCCCTATGAGACCCGCCGGACCGGCGTGTATGCCTGTGGTGGTGTGCGTAAAGCAGAAACCATGGAAGAGACCATTGATGATGCCACTGGTGCAGCGTTAAAGGCTATTCAATGTATTGAGTCTGCTGATCGTGGTGTGGCGGTTCACCCGCGTTCCGGCGACCAGACGTATCCGGATTTCTTCTTCCAGCGTTGTACCCAGTGTAAGCGCTGTACCGAGGAATGCCCTTTTGGTGCTCTGGATGATGATGCCAAGGGCACTCCGCTGCCTAATCCGACCCGTTGTCGGCGCTGTGGTACCTGTATGGGTGCTTGTCCTGAGCGTATCATCGGTTTTGCCGATTATAATATCGATATGATCGGTTCCATGGTCAAGGCCATTGAGGTCCCTGATGATGACGAGGATAAACTCCGCGTCGCCGTCTTTGTCTGTGAGAACGACGCGTATCCGGCCATTGATATGTCTGGTATGCGCCATAATAAGATGAACACCTTGGTTCGTTTTATCCCGGTTCGTTGCCTTGGGTCTGTCAACATGGTCTGGATCAAGGATGCCATGTCCTCTGGTATGGACGGTGTGTTGCTTCTCGGTTGTCGTTACGGTGATAACTACCAGTGCCATTTTGTGAAAGGCTCTGAAATCGCCAATAAGCGTATGGAGAACATCGGTGAAACCCTGGGCACTCTGGGACTTGAGCCGGAGCGCTGCGCTGCTGAGCAGGTAGCCATCTCTGACTACGACAAGATTCCTGAGATCATTGAAGAGTTTGTTGAGTCGATTATTGAGATGGGGCCGAACCCCTTTAAGGGCTTCTAA
- the qmoC gene encoding quinone-interacting membrane-bound oxidoreductase complex subunit QmoC, with amino-acid sequence MSMNVQPDIEFIKDMKEAGGDTLKKCFQCATCSVVCPLSTDENPFPRQQMIYSQWGLKDKLIGDPNMLLCHHCGDCTAYCPRGAKPGDVMGAIRAYAYKFYGWPAPLAKLASSGKYLPALVAIPALVVMLVWLISGANVLSHEEFLHAGFSNFFGEGYVTIFGFKLLSRNVFFINSFMIPSAALAAFASFKGVTAMWRKMSENAGVGEALYRPSVPQFVKEFLWPSLVEIVQHDRFKKCETNQDRVRGHQPLMWAFIGLFVVTTYSFVSQDIIGHFIPSLHGPMSMINPFKILANVAAGALIFGLVILWKNRNQMVENKQAGNTFYDWFLIWMIAGVGVTGLGAEILRLIGVVKLGYLVYYLHLVSVMMLFLYMPYTKFAHLVYRTCAMTFERYRDSAYVKNPVNNG; translated from the coding sequence ATGTCTATGAATGTACAACCAGATATTGAATTTATTAAGGACATGAAGGAGGCTGGGGGAGATACCCTGAAAAAATGCTTCCAATGTGCCACCTGCTCTGTGGTCTGTCCTCTTTCCACTGATGAGAATCCTTTTCCCCGTCAACAGATGATTTACTCGCAATGGGGATTGAAGGATAAATTGATCGGTGATCCGAATATGCTGCTTTGTCACCATTGCGGTGATTGTACAGCCTATTGCCCACGCGGTGCCAAACCCGGCGATGTTATGGGCGCAATTCGGGCCTATGCCTATAAATTTTACGGCTGGCCTGCGCCTTTGGCTAAGTTGGCATCATCAGGGAAATATCTCCCCGCACTTGTCGCGATACCGGCGCTGGTCGTTATGCTGGTATGGCTGATTTCCGGGGCCAATGTTCTTTCCCATGAAGAATTTCTCCATGCCGGTTTTAGTAATTTTTTTGGTGAAGGATATGTTACGATTTTTGGCTTTAAGTTGCTGAGTAGAAATGTATTTTTTATTAATTCCTTCATGATTCCCTCAGCAGCCTTGGCTGCCTTTGCCTCGTTCAAGGGCGTGACAGCAATGTGGCGGAAGATGTCAGAGAATGCCGGGGTAGGTGAAGCCCTGTACCGTCCCTCAGTCCCCCAATTCGTCAAAGAATTCCTGTGGCCTTCCCTTGTAGAGATTGTTCAGCATGATCGCTTTAAAAAATGTGAGACAAATCAAGATCGTGTTCGTGGTCATCAGCCCTTGATGTGGGCTTTTATTGGCCTCTTCGTTGTTACTACCTACTCCTTTGTTTCCCAGGATATTATTGGCCATTTTATTCCGTCCTTGCACGGCCCCATGTCCATGATCAATCCGTTTAAAATTCTCGCGAATGTTGCAGCCGGTGCTCTAATCTTTGGTCTTGTTATTTTGTGGAAAAACCGTAATCAGATGGTGGAGAATAAGCAGGCGGGCAATACCTTTTACGATTGGTTCCTGATCTGGATGATTGCAGGCGTTGGTGTGACTGGCCTGGGAGCAGAAATCCTGCGCCTCATTGGCGTGGTTAAACTGGGGTATCTGGTGTATTACCTGCATTTGGTTTCTGTTATGATGCTTTTCCTCTACATGCCATACACTAAATTTGCCCATCTGGTGTACAGGACCTGTGCTATGACCTTTGAACGGTACAGAGACTCCGCTTATGTCAAAAATCCAGTGAATAATGGATGA
- the tuf gene encoding elongation factor Tu, producing MAKEKFERTKPHVNVGTIGHIDHGKTTLTAAITRVLATKGQADFTDFSDIDKAPEEKERGITIATAHVEYESEGRHYAHVDCPGHADYIKNMITGAAQMDGAILVVAATDGPMPQTREHILLARQVGVPAMVVFLNKCDQVDDEELIELVEMELRELLDKYDFPGDDTPIIQGSALEALENPEDEVKSKCIWDLIESVDSWVPEPERDVDKPFLMPVEDVFSISGRGTVATGRVESGVIHVGDEIEIVGIRETQKTTITGVEMFRKILDEGQAGDNIGALLRGTKREEVVRGQVLAAPGSITPHKKFKAECYILTKEEGGRHTPFFNGYRPQFYFRTTDVTGVCTLEEGVEMVMPGDNIHITGELITPIAMQEGLRFAIREGGRTVGAGVISEIIE from the coding sequence ATGGCAAAAGAGAAGTTTGAGCGGACAAAGCCGCATGTCAATGTTGGAACCATCGGTCATATTGACCATGGTAAGACTACCCTGACAGCGGCGATCACACGAGTATTAGCAACCAAGGGGCAGGCAGATTTTACTGATTTTAGTGATATCGATAAGGCACCTGAAGAGAAAGAGCGTGGAATTACCATTGCAACAGCTCATGTCGAGTATGAGAGCGAGGGGCGTCATTACGCGCATGTAGACTGTCCTGGTCATGCTGATTATATCAAGAATATGATTACCGGTGCTGCTCAGATGGACGGCGCAATTCTTGTTGTTGCTGCTACTGACGGTCCTATGCCGCAGACTCGCGAGCATATCCTGCTGGCGCGTCAGGTCGGTGTTCCGGCTATGGTTGTCTTTCTGAACAAGTGTGATCAGGTTGATGATGAAGAGTTGATTGAGCTGGTTGAGATGGAGCTTCGTGAGTTGCTGGATAAGTATGATTTTCCTGGTGACGATACTCCGATCATTCAGGGTTCTGCTCTGGAGGCGCTGGAGAATCCCGAAGATGAGGTTAAGTCTAAATGTATTTGGGATTTGATCGAGTCTGTTGATTCCTGGGTCCCGGAACCTGAGCGTGACGTAGATAAGCCTTTCCTGATGCCGGTTGAGGATGTCTTTTCTATCTCTGGTCGTGGTACTGTTGCAACCGGTCGTGTTGAGAGCGGTGTGATTCACGTTGGTGATGAGATTGAGATCGTTGGTATTCGTGAGACTCAGAAGACTACCATTACCGGGGTGGAGATGTTTCGCAAGATCCTTGATGAAGGTCAGGCTGGCGATAACATCGGTGCTCTGCTACGTGGAACCAAGCGTGAAGAGGTTGTTCGTGGTCAGGTTCTTGCCGCACCTGGTTCTATCACTCCGCATAAGAAGTTCAAGGCAGAGTGCTATATTCTGACCAAAGAAGAGGGTGGCCGTCACACCCCGTTTTTTAACGGTTACCGGCCCCAGTTCTATTTTCGCACCACCGACGTGACAGGCGTTTGTACGCTTGAGGAAGGGGTGGAGATGGTTATGCCTGGAGATAATATTCATATCACAGGAGAGTTGATTACACCTATCGCTATGCAGGAAGGACTTCGCTTCGCTATCCGTGAAGGTGGTCGTACCGTAGGTGCTGGCGTAATCAGTGAGATTATCGAGTAA
- the rpmG gene encoding 50S ribosomal protein L33 produces MRDIITLACMECKQRNYTTTKNKRTIPHKLELKKYCPFCRTHTPHKETK; encoded by the coding sequence ATGCGAGATATAATTACGCTTGCCTGTATGGAGTGTAAACAAAGAAATTACACGACAACAAAAAATAAAAGAACAATACCTCATAAGCTTGAGTTGAAAAAATACTGCCCTTTTTGCAGGACACATACCCCGCATAAGGAAACAAAGTAA
- the secE gene encoding preprotein translocase subunit SecE, with protein MTTKKKKNNAKGGAVEEGVSSFVLAPGNIRRFYHEVVAEFKKIVWPDRKVTFGLSGFVILLTVLLSVYLGTVDLILGKLVGLVLQ; from the coding sequence ATGACGACTAAGAAAAAGAAAAATAATGCCAAGGGCGGAGCGGTTGAAGAAGGTGTATCCTCCTTTGTGCTTGCTCCAGGAAACATTCGCCGTTTTTACCATGAGGTAGTCGCTGAATTTAAAAAAATTGTCTGGCCTGACCGTAAGGTAACCTTTGGTTTGTCAGGTTTTGTCATTTTATTGACTGTGCTACTTTCTGTGTATCTTGGGACTGTTGACCTGATTCTCGGGAAGTTGGTAGGGCTGGTTCTGCAATAG
- the nusG gene encoding transcription termination/antitermination protein NusG, producing MAKKWYIVHTHTGFEVKVKATLEDNIRQAGQEEFFGDILVPTEQVVEMVKGERKTSERKFFPGYILVQMEMNEHSWHTVMETQRVTGFVGVNSGQGASAGAEVYKLIPALTEQEANKIIMRIEEGAEKPIPKVVFEVGDIVRVTEGPFANFEGTVDEVFPDKGRVRVMVSIFGRSTPVELEYMQVSNN from the coding sequence ATGGCAAAGAAATGGTATATAGTTCACACTCATACCGGTTTTGAGGTGAAGGTTAAAGCAACGCTTGAGGATAATATCAGGCAGGCTGGCCAGGAAGAATTTTTTGGTGATATCCTGGTGCCCACCGAGCAGGTTGTTGAGATGGTCAAGGGAGAGCGAAAGACTTCAGAACGGAAGTTTTTTCCCGGCTATATACTGGTTCAAATGGAAATGAACGAGCATTCCTGGCACACAGTCATGGAAACCCAGCGTGTTACCGGGTTTGTCGGAGTGAATAGTGGTCAGGGGGCTTCAGCAGGTGCTGAGGTTTATAAGCTGATACCTGCGTTAACAGAGCAGGAGGCGAACAAGATTATTATGCGCATTGAAGAGGGCGCAGAAAAACCCATACCAAAGGTTGTCTTTGAGGTAGGTGATATTGTTCGTGTGACTGAAGGTCCTTTTGCAAATTTTGAAGGGACAGTTGATGAGGTTTTTCCTGATAAAGGAAGGGTCCGGGTTATGGTCTCTATCTTTGGGCGTTCAACTCCGGTTGAGCTTGAGTATATGCAGGTAAGCAATAATTAA
- the rplK gene encoding 50S ribosomal protein L11, giving the protein MAKKIQSYIKLQIPAGKANPSPPVGPALGQHGVNIMDFCKAFNAKTQSEGDMIIPVVITVYNDRSFSFITKTPPASVLLFKAAGLQKGSGNPKKERVAEIGRDKIKEIAEIKMPDLNAYDINQAMRIVEGTARSCGITVVD; this is encoded by the coding sequence ATGGCAAAAAAAATCCAATCATACATAAAATTGCAAATACCGGCCGGAAAGGCCAACCCGTCTCCTCCGGTAGGGCCAGCTTTGGGCCAGCACGGTGTGAATATTATGGACTTCTGCAAGGCCTTCAATGCGAAGACGCAGTCAGAAGGTGACATGATTATTCCTGTTGTTATCACCGTTTATAATGATCGCTCATTCAGCTTTATTACAAAGACTCCACCAGCATCTGTGCTTCTTTTTAAGGCTGCTGGTCTCCAGAAAGGATCAGGTAATCCGAAAAAAGAGCGTGTAGCTGAGATCGGAAGAGATAAGATTAAAGAGATTGCCGAGATTAAGATGCCGGATTTGAATGCATATGATATCAATCAGGCAATGAGGATTGTAGAAGGAACTGCTCGTAGTTGCGGGATTACCGTCGTTGACTAA
- the rplA gene encoding 50S ribosomal protein L1: MPKHGKQYRKAAEGIESGALYSVEEAVHLVLANNCAKFDESIEVAVRLGIDPRHADQMVRSSVILPHGTGKEVRVLVFAKGEKETEALNAGADYAGSEELVNKIKDGWLEFDKTIATPDMMGEVGKIGRILGPRNLMPNAKLGSVTFDIERVVQETKKGKVDFKSDKAGIIHALVGKRSFGAEKLEANICHFVDKLIQLKPSTSKGVYLRSVSLSSTMGPGVKVDPLQVRTLIKA; the protein is encoded by the coding sequence ATGCCAAAACATGGTAAGCAGTACCGCAAAGCAGCTGAAGGGATCGAGAGTGGAGCCCTGTATTCCGTGGAAGAAGCTGTTCATTTGGTGCTTGCAAATAATTGTGCAAAGTTTGATGAATCCATTGAGGTCGCTGTCCGGCTGGGCATTGACCCGCGCCATGCAGACCAGATGGTTCGTTCTTCAGTTATCCTGCCCCATGGTACAGGGAAAGAAGTGCGTGTCCTTGTCTTTGCCAAAGGTGAGAAAGAGACAGAAGCGCTGAACGCAGGTGCTGATTATGCTGGCTCTGAGGAGTTGGTGAATAAAATTAAAGATGGTTGGCTTGAGTTTGATAAAACGATAGCAACTCCTGACATGATGGGTGAGGTAGGCAAGATCGGTCGTATTCTCGGGCCGAGAAATTTGATGCCTAATGCCAAGCTTGGCTCTGTTACCTTTGATATTGAGCGCGTTGTTCAGGAGACAAAAAAAGGAAAAGTTGACTTTAAGTCTGATAAGGCTGGTATTATTCATGCGTTGGTCGGTAAGCGTTCGTTTGGGGCGGAAAAGTTGGAGGCGAATATCTGTCATTTTGTTGACAAGTTGATCCAGCTGAAGCCTTCAACCAGTAAGGGCGTATATCTTCGATCGGTCAGTCTGTCAAGCACTATGGGCCCCGGTGTTAAGGTTGATCCGTTACAGGTTCGTACCTTAATAAAGGCCTGA
- the rplJ gene encoding 50S ribosomal protein L10 produces the protein MNRENKAKKVDELKDTFAKAKFAVVADYRGLKVNEFEQLRVSLREQGGQVQVAKNTLLKLAVQDTDFEGLTQDFTGTTAVAFSFDEPVGSAKALADFTKEHEALVVRSAVFEGKMLSPEDLVALSKLPSKEQLLGQLCNVLSAVPTKLVRTLNAAPSNLVYALQAIKDQKEN, from the coding sequence TTGAATCGCGAAAATAAGGCGAAAAAGGTTGATGAGCTGAAAGATACCTTTGCCAAAGCCAAGTTCGCAGTAGTAGCTGATTACCGCGGATTAAAAGTAAATGAATTTGAGCAGCTTCGTGTTTCTCTGCGTGAGCAGGGCGGACAGGTTCAGGTTGCCAAAAATACCCTTCTTAAATTGGCTGTACAGGATACAGATTTTGAAGGGTTAACGCAGGACTTCACCGGTACTACAGCCGTAGCGTTTAGTTTTGATGAACCAGTGGGCTCAGCTAAAGCTTTAGCTGATTTTACAAAGGAGCATGAGGCGTTGGTTGTCCGCTCAGCAGTCTTTGAAGGAAAGATGCTGAGTCCTGAAGACTTGGTTGCTTTGTCAAAACTGCCGAGCAAAGAACAATTGCTTGGTCAGTTGTGTAACGTTCTTTCAGCAGTACCGACAAAACTTGTCCGTACATTGAATGCTGCACCGAGTAATTTGGTCTATGCGCTGCAGGCGATTAAAGATCAGAAAGAGAATTAA
- the rplL gene encoding 50S ribosomal protein L7/L12 → MSEAKDQVVELVKNMTLLEVADLVKALEDEFGVSAAAPVAMAAMPGAAGGDAGGAAEQTEFDAVLTAAGDQKIKVIKEVRGITALGLKEAKALVEGVPAPIKEGVTKEEAEEIKEKIEAVGGTVEIK, encoded by the coding sequence ATGTCTGAAGCTAAAGATCAGGTAGTAGAACTTGTAAAGAACATGACTCTTCTCGAGGTCGCTGACCTCGTAAAAGCACTCGAAGATGAGTTTGGTGTTTCCGCAGCAGCCCCTGTTGCTATGGCAGCAATGCCCGGAGCAGCTGGTGGTGATGCTGGCGGAGCAGCAGAACAGACAGAGTTTGACGCTGTTCTGACAGCTGCTGGTGATCAGAAGATTAAGGTCATCAAAGAGGTCCGTGGGATTACTGCACTCGGCCTCAAAGAGGCAAAGGCCTTGGTAGAAGGTGTACCTGCTCCGATTAAGGAAGGCGTCACCAAGGAAGAAGCTGAAGAGATTAAAGAAAAGATTGAAGCCGTAGGTGGTACTGTGGAAATCAAGTAA